One Nitrospinota bacterium genomic window, TAAGCAAAAGACCTGTTATGCAGGTTAAAATATAATAAAAAATTCTCAATCCTTTGTCCTCCTCTCTGTTTTGAATACGGCGATTACAAAGAGAATCGTCGTTACCCCTGCCCCCACTGAAGCCTCTGTAAATGCAACATCAACCGCTCCCATCTCAACCCATAATAGGCACATAAAAAAACTAAATGCCCCCATGAGTATAGTAGAACTTAAAAGGTCCTTAACAGCAATGGCTCCTATTGCCGAAATAACAGCAAATACGAGTA contains:
- a CDS encoding hydrogenase subunit MbhD domain-containing protein, encoding MIWQLNLILLVFAVISAIGAIAVKDLLSSTILMGAFSFFMCLLWVEMGAVDVAFTEASVGAGVTTILFVIAVFKTERRTKD